The proteins below are encoded in one region of Cololabis saira isolate AMF1-May2022 chromosome 11, fColSai1.1, whole genome shotgun sequence:
- the slc25a1b gene encoding tricarboxylate transport protein B, mitochondrial — MPEPNRFVDPFHSPRRLAAAAPAEKVKLTHPGKAILAGGIAGGIEICITFPTEYVKTQLQLDERANPPKYRGVGDCVKQTVNSHGVWGLYRGLSSLVYGSIPKAAVRFGTFEFLSNKMRDESGKLDSKRGFFCGLGAGVAEAVVVVCPMETVKVKFIHDQTSANPKYKGFFHGVREIIRTQGLKGTYQGLTATVLKQGSNQAIRFYVMTSLRNWYKGDDPKKAINPMITGLFGAFAGAASVVGNTPLDVIKTRMQGLEAHKYKSTLDCATKIMKHEGPMAFYKGTVPRMGRVCLDVAIVFIIYEEVVKLLNVVWKTD; from the exons ATGCCCGAGCCAAACAGATTCGTGGATCCATTTCACAGCCCTCGGCGTCTGGCAGCTGCGGCTCCCGCGGAGAAAGTCAAGCTCACGCATCCCGGGAAGGCGATTCTGGCAG GTGGGATTGCAGGTGGAATAGAGATCTGCATCACCTTCCCAACAGAGTACGTTAAAACTCAGCTGCAACTCGACGAGAGAGCGAATCCGCCAAAATACAGAGGAGTCG GTGACTGCGTGAAGCAGACGGTTAACAGTCATGGGGTGTGGGGACTCTACAGAGGCCTGAGCTCGCTGGTCTACGGCTCTATACCTAAGGCGGCTGTCAG GTTTGGGACGTTTGAGTTCCTCAGTAATAAGATGCGAGATGAGAGCGGAAAGCTAGACAGCAAGCGAGGGTTCTTCTGCGGGCTCGGAGCTGGCGTCGCGGAGGCGGTGGTTGTGGTCTGTCCAATGGAGACCGTTAAG GTTAAATTCATCCATGATCAAACGTCAGCAAACCCAAAGTACAAGGGTTTTTTCCACGGGGTGAGGGAGATTATCAGAACACAAG GACTGAAAGGGACCTATCAGGGGCTGACGGCCACGGTACTGAAACAAGGATCCAATCAGGCCATCCGCTTCTATGTCATGACCTCACTGAGAAACTGGTACAAAG GAGACGACCCCAAAAAAGCTATCAACCCCATGATAACTGGACTGTTTGGAGCCTTCGCTGGTGCTGCCAGTGTGGTCGGAAACACTCCCCTGGATGTCATAAAAACCAGGATGCAG GGACTTGAAGCTCACAAGTACAAAAGCACATTGGACTGCGCCACTAAGATCATGAAGCACGAAGGACCGATGGC GTTCTACAAGGGTACTGTTCCTCGTATGGGTCGGGTTTGTTTGGACGTCGCCATAGTCTTCATCATCTATGAGGAAGTCGTCAAACTTCTGAACGTAGTCTGGAAGACGGACTGA